In one Lentimicrobium sp. L6 genomic region, the following are encoded:
- a CDS encoding OmpH family outer membrane protein yields MKNIFKLFVVLLIAGSSLTAHAQTAKIGHVNFQELLGIMPGQEAINQELETFVAGLETQLQAMQSELEAKYADYQNNQATMSEIIRQTKEKEIMDLQQRMEAFNQQAQYEIQNKQVELSEPLIKKAQDAITAVASENGFTYIINANDQVLLYKNGTDILPMVKAKLGL; encoded by the coding sequence ATGAAAAACATATTTAAATTATTTGTCGTTTTATTAATTGCTGGGTCATCTTTAACAGCTCATGCTCAGACAGCTAAGATTGGTCATGTCAATTTCCAAGAATTATTAGGAATCATGCCTGGTCAAGAAGCAATAAATCAAGAATTGGAAACTTTTGTAGCTGGTTTAGAAACTCAATTACAAGCTATGCAAAGTGAATTAGAAGCTAAGTATGCAGATTATCAAAATAATCAAGCTACAATGTCAGAAATCATCAGACAAACTAAAGAAAAAGAAATTATGGATTTGCAACAGAGAATGGAAGCATTCAATCAGCAAGCTCAGTACGAAATTCAAAATAAGCAAGTGGAATTATCAGAGCCTTTAATCAAAAAAGCTCAAGATGCCATTACAGCTGTTGCTTCGGAAAATGGATTCACTTACATCATTAATGCAAACGACCAAGTTTTACTTTACAAGAATGGTACGGATATTTTACCAATGGTGAAAGCTAAGCTAGGTTTATAG
- a CDS encoding methionine aminotransferase, which yields MEAFKGSIISKSPGVKTSIFAVMSQMANEHNAINLAQGFPDFDVDAELINLIAKNMRKGHNQYAPMPGLPELRQQIVAKIKNTFGAEYNADTEVTVTSGATQALFTAISAFVRDEDEVIVFEPAYDSYSPTIKLNRGIVKYAKLRLPDYHIDWTEVSRMISHRTRMIILNTPHNPTGAVLSKKDLDALHKLTKNTDIIILSDEVYEHIIFDKKKHHSLSAYPGLAERSIVVASFGKTFHATGWKMGYAVAPENLMNEFRKTHQFIVFTVNTPIQHAIAEHLKDEGNYLGLGSFYQKKRDYFLKLIKNSRFKPVPSFGTYFQVLDYSEISDLPEMEFAEWLIKEHGVASVPVSAFYHKNDDHKMLRFCFAKKEETLEKAAEILCKI from the coding sequence ATGGAAGCTTTTAAAGGTTCAATTATATCAAAATCTCCAGGGGTAAAAACCTCTATTTTCGCAGTGATGTCGCAAATGGCTAATGAACACAACGCCATTAATTTAGCTCAGGGTTTTCCTGACTTTGATGTGGATGCTGAGCTCATTAATCTCATTGCAAAGAATATGAGGAAAGGGCATAATCAATATGCTCCTATGCCTGGTTTACCAGAACTTCGACAGCAGATTGTTGCCAAAATCAAAAATACTTTTGGTGCTGAATATAATGCTGATACAGAAGTTACCGTAACATCAGGTGCTACTCAAGCATTATTTACCGCTATTTCTGCATTTGTTAGAGACGAAGACGAGGTCATTGTTTTTGAGCCAGCTTATGATTCCTATTCCCCTACCATAAAACTCAATAGAGGAATTGTTAAATATGCCAAGCTTCGCCTTCCCGATTATCATATCGATTGGACAGAAGTGAGTCGTATGATTTCTCACCGTACGAGAATGATTATTCTGAATACTCCTCATAACCCTACTGGAGCTGTGCTTTCAAAGAAGGATTTGGATGCTTTGCATAAGCTTACTAAAAATACGGATATCATTATTTTAAGTGATGAAGTATATGAGCACATTATCTTTGACAAGAAGAAGCACCACAGCCTTTCTGCTTATCCAGGATTAGCCGAAAGAAGCATTGTGGTGGCTAGTTTTGGGAAAACATTTCATGCTACAGGTTGGAAAATGGGTTATGCAGTGGCCCCAGAAAATTTGATGAATGAGTTTAGAAAAACGCATCAGTTTATTGTGTTTACTGTGAATACTCCAATACAACATGCTATAGCAGAGCATTTAAAAGATGAAGGTAATTATTTAGGATTAGGTTCTTTTTATCAAAAGAAAAGAGATTATTTCTTGAAACTGATTAAGAATTCAAGGTTTAAGCCTGTTCCCTCATTTGGGACTTATTTTCAGGTATTAGATTATTCAGAAATTAGTGACTTACCAGAGATGGAATTTGCAGAATGGTTGATAAAAGAGCATGGTGTTGCTAGTGTTCCAGTGTCGGCGTTCTATCATAAAAACGATGACCATAAAATGCTTCGATTCTGCTTTGCCAAGAAAGAAGAAACCTTAGAGAAAGCAGCCGAAATACTATGCAAGATTTAA
- a CDS encoding amidohydrolase has translation MQDLTVTFIQSNLVWNDFRANLLTFSEKLNAVSEKTDLVVLPEMFNTAFVVEPETVDKEAAHISLDWMIRNAQKYDTAICGSMIVNEEGNYYNRFYWVEPNGNIQKYDKRHLFTLGNEHLKITAGQENIIIEYKGWKIKPLVCYDLRFPVWAKNTYANGQYEYDLLIYVANWPAARNYAWKSLLVARAIENQAYVVGVNRIGPDANGTKHTGFSSIIEPKGELISEEVENIESSQTISLSAVDMNTYREKFTIGIDWDEFSVKKNKPD, from the coding sequence ATGCAAGATTTAACAGTAACTTTCATTCAGTCCAATTTAGTTTGGAATGATTTTCGTGCCAACCTATTAACTTTCAGTGAAAAATTAAATGCTGTGTCAGAAAAAACAGACTTGGTTGTATTACCAGAAATGTTTAATACTGCATTTGTAGTTGAGCCAGAAACTGTAGATAAAGAAGCGGCTCATATTTCTTTAGATTGGATGATAAGGAATGCTCAAAAGTATGATACCGCCATTTGTGGAAGTATGATAGTTAATGAGGAGGGCAATTATTACAATCGTTTCTATTGGGTGGAACCAAATGGAAATATTCAAAAGTACGACAAAAGGCATTTGTTTACATTAGGCAACGAGCATTTGAAAATAACTGCTGGTCAAGAAAACATAATAATCGAGTACAAGGGTTGGAAAATAAAACCTTTAGTATGTTATGATCTTCGTTTTCCTGTATGGGCTAAAAACACTTATGCGAACGGTCAATATGAATACGACCTTCTTATTTATGTAGCCAATTGGCCAGCAGCAAGAAATTATGCATGGAAATCATTATTGGTAGCTAGGGCTATCGAAAATCAGGCTTATGTAGTTGGAGTCAACAGAATAGGACCCGATGCTAATGGAACTAAGCATACCGGATTCTCTAGCATTATTGAGCCGAAAGGTGAATTGATTTCTGAGGAGGTTGAAAATATAGAATCCTCTCAAACTATATCTTTATCAGCTGTCGATATGAATACCTATAGAGAGAAGTTTACAATTGGAATAGACTGGGATGAGTTTTCTGTAAAAAAAAATAAGCCCGATTAA
- a CDS encoding T9SS type A sorting domain-containing protein, whose amino-acid sequence MRKQLLIILFAIITIGIFSQTVTTYNTDNAGISVDRVSSITEINGDIWIGEGKGISRFDGTTWTNYPWSVMNAPWDWIWIHKIIEDLDGNIWACGEAGLWKFDGTNWAYFGEGTPELSAGFMFMDMVMDEEGVLWILGGNTVESWLYSLVPSTMTFTVFDYINYPELNNDCWKIDINSEGKKILASDDVGFLEFDGISFTTHEAITTFDFDYDEKDNLWSGGYSPVQGLYYYDNEINQLAEFKTSNSLIPFDWIRFMMYNFQADYQSIWFAGEQGFYNYKGVGIYEDDKNLFVHFDETTGLINNYIQAFFFRENEAWMGTYNHGVMKLDYTNSAMISADTSVFWVDIQMGDTQTIPFNINNKGGGNLSYIVNTSNTASWLSTNDNGGTTTGYGSNQHEFTFDASNYNTPGTYETTFDVESNGGKMYIKAIMDVSDITGNKNIKGLDFIAYPNPANDILNVNFKSLPERIRILNATGQSVYIMNNITYTNTLDISNLPVGSYILETISEGKNQHIKFQKL is encoded by the coding sequence ATGAGAAAACAATTACTAATTATCCTTTTTGCAATTATTACTATAGGAATATTTTCACAAACTGTAACAACTTATAATACAGATAATGCAGGTATTTCTGTAGATAGAGTTTCAAGTATTACCGAAATCAATGGAGATATATGGATTGGTGAAGGAAAAGGAATCTCAAGATTCGACGGAACCACCTGGACTAATTACCCCTGGAGTGTGATGAATGCCCCTTGGGACTGGATTTGGATTCATAAGATTATTGAGGATCTTGATGGAAACATTTGGGCCTGCGGTGAGGCAGGACTATGGAAGTTTGATGGTACAAACTGGGCCTACTTTGGAGAAGGAACTCCTGAATTAAGTGCTGGATTTATGTTTATGGATATGGTAATGGATGAAGAAGGTGTACTTTGGATTCTGGGTGGAAACACAGTAGAATCTTGGTTATACTCTTTAGTTCCTTCAACAATGACTTTTACCGTGTTTGATTACATCAATTATCCTGAGTTAAATAACGATTGTTGGAAAATTGACATAAATAGTGAAGGGAAAAAGATACTTGCTTCGGATGATGTGGGTTTTCTTGAATTTGATGGAATATCTTTTACTACACATGAGGCTATCACTACTTTTGATTTTGACTATGATGAAAAAGATAACCTTTGGTCAGGTGGTTACTCCCCTGTTCAAGGACTATATTATTATGATAATGAAATTAATCAATTAGCAGAGTTTAAAACTAGTAACTCTTTAATCCCTTTTGACTGGATTCGTTTTATGATGTATAACTTCCAAGCAGATTATCAGTCTATTTGGTTTGCCGGTGAACAAGGATTCTATAATTATAAAGGTGTGGGCATTTATGAAGATGATAAAAATTTATTTGTTCACTTTGATGAGACTACTGGCCTTATTAATAATTATATTCAAGCTTTCTTTTTTCGTGAAAATGAAGCCTGGATGGGGACCTACAATCATGGAGTTATGAAGTTAGATTATACAAACTCTGCCATGATAAGCGCAGACACCAGCGTATTTTGGGTAGACATACAGATGGGTGATACTCAAACTATTCCGTTTAACATCAACAACAAAGGAGGCGGAAACCTTTCTTATATTGTTAATACTAGTAATACTGCATCTTGGTTGAGCACAAACGATAACGGAGGAACCACTACGGGATATGGTTCAAATCAACATGAATTTACCTTTGACGCTTCAAACTATAATACTCCAGGTACTTATGAAACAACTTTTGATGTGGAATCAAATGGAGGGAAAATGTATATAAAAGCTATAATGGATGTTAGCGATATTACTGGTAATAAAAACATAAAAGGATTAGACTTTATTGCTTATCCAAACCCAGCCAATGATATTTTGAATGTTAACTTTAAAAGTTTACCAGAGCGTATTAGAATTCTGAATGCCACTGGGCAGAGCGTTTATATTATGAACAATATAACCTACACTAACACTCTTGACATTTCAAATCTACCAGTTGGCTCATATATTCTTGAGACCATTTCTGAAGGTAAGAACCAACATATTAAATTTCAAAAGCTATAA
- a CDS encoding TrkH family potassium uptake protein, whose translation MRRQSINFKMVFRVIGFLLILEGLTIFSALPFSWFYHPEGLYDFHIMKGTSEFFPILIAGLFTIFIGLFSVVYTRKATKHISKKEAYLIVSFSWMAISLFGSLPFYLSGYFESFTDSFFETMSGFTTTGASILNDIESIPHGLLFWRSMTHWIGGMGIIVLSLAILPLLGIGGMQLFTAESPGPTADKIHPKVKEMAKRLWGLYVILTVAEIILLMIGHMSFFDAVCHAFATMATGGFSTQNDSVAGFSPYIQYIIILFMILAGTNFSLHYFMLKRKFSKVKANEEYQLYIGIIIVVTLIITGGLILKMNMGWEQAFRDSLFQVVSIITTTGFVTADYLLWPSGLWFLLFILFFVGGSAGSTGGGVKVVRILILIKNSLLEFRRLLHPHAILPVRLNHRPVSQNIVFLVSSFFLFYITTFVVGVVFMTAIGLDFISAVGASASALGNIGPALGSLGPVDNYAHIPDFGKWVLSFLMLLGRLELFTVLIIFSPTFWKK comes from the coding sequence ATGCGAAGGCAATCTATAAATTTTAAAATGGTTTTCCGAGTAATTGGATTCTTACTAATATTGGAAGGCTTAACCATTTTTTCAGCATTGCCATTTTCTTGGTTTTACCACCCTGAAGGACTTTATGATTTCCATATCATGAAAGGAACATCAGAATTCTTCCCTATATTAATAGCAGGATTGTTTACTATTTTTATTGGCTTATTCTCTGTTGTTTACACACGAAAAGCTACTAAGCACATCTCAAAAAAAGAAGCATACTTGATAGTTAGCTTTAGTTGGATGGCCATCTCATTATTTGGTAGTCTTCCTTTTTATTTAAGCGGCTATTTTGAATCCTTCACCGATTCTTTTTTCGAAACCATGTCAGGATTCACCACAACAGGAGCATCCATATTAAATGATATAGAGTCTATTCCGCATGGCTTACTTTTTTGGAGGAGTATGACACATTGGATTGGTGGGATGGGGATTATTGTATTGTCCTTAGCTATCTTACCATTACTAGGGATTGGTGGGATGCAATTATTTACAGCCGAATCACCAGGTCCAACCGCGGATAAAATACATCCCAAGGTAAAAGAAATGGCCAAAAGACTCTGGGGACTTTATGTCATATTAACTGTAGCAGAAATTATCCTTCTAATGATTGGACATATGAGTTTCTTCGATGCGGTTTGTCATGCTTTTGCCACTATGGCCACTGGAGGATTCTCAACCCAGAACGACAGTGTAGCAGGCTTTTCGCCATATATCCAATATATCATCATCCTCTTTATGATATTGGCTGGAACCAATTTCTCTCTACATTATTTCATGTTGAAACGAAAGTTCTCCAAAGTAAAAGCTAATGAGGAATATCAATTATATATTGGAATTATTATTGTAGTTACCTTGATTATTACTGGAGGATTGATATTAAAAATGAATATGGGTTGGGAACAAGCCTTCAGGGATAGTCTATTCCAAGTAGTCTCCATAATAACAACAACCGGTTTTGTAACAGCCGATTACCTATTATGGCCATCAGGTTTATGGTTCCTTCTCTTTATTCTCTTTTTTGTAGGAGGAAGTGCAGGAAGCACAGGTGGAGGAGTGAAAGTAGTAAGGATTCTCATTCTTATTAAAAATAGTTTGTTAGAATTCAGAAGATTACTTCACCCACATGCCATTTTACCTGTAAGACTCAATCATCGACCTGTTTCTCAAAATATTGTATTCTTAGTCTCCTCTTTTTTCCTTTTCTATATCACTACTTTTGTAGTAGGAGTTGTTTTCATGACTGCTATTGGGCTTGATTTTATATCGGCAGTTGGAGCATCAGCATCCGCACTAGGTAATATTGGTCCTGCCTTAGGCTCACTAGGTCCTGTTGACAATTATGCACATATCCCCGATTTTGGAAAATGGGTACTAAGTTTCTTGATGCTGCTTGGAAGATTGGAATTATTCACAGTATTAATTATCTTCTCTCCTACTTTCTGGAAAAAATGA
- the trkA gene encoding Trk system potassium transporter TrkA yields the protein MNIIIAGDGEVGLHLAQLLADEHHNIIFIDPNEEILTMIGNHTDIMPVVGSSISVDVLEEAGIKGADLLIAVLHDEAINLLTAILGKKLGVKRTVARISNVEFMSEKNRAIFEEKGVDILINPEQVVSNEVIQLLNQTAATEIFEFSGGKLQLFLIKLDKYALVVNKTLTQLATDYPNLDFRAVAIHRNGKTIIPTGNDSFRENDLAYVITKPDGVKLLLELGGKQNFDIKDIMLIGGGRIGRMTASKLQDKMNIKLFENDNKRANSLTNDLENTLIINGDARDMELLEDEGIREMDAFIAVTNHTETNILTCLHAKSLGVKKTIALVENIEYIDIAQNIGIDTIINKKLTTASVINLYTMEAKVTTVKCLSGINADVIELVAMPKSAVTKKPLKKLSMPKGSIIGGIIRDDESFIAVGDFQLQEGDKAVVFALPEAIHKINKLFKH from the coding sequence ATGAATATTATTATTGCAGGAGACGGAGAAGTGGGTTTACACCTTGCTCAACTATTAGCAGATGAGCATCATAATATCATATTTATCGATCCCAATGAAGAGATCTTAACTATGATCGGTAATCATACTGATATTATGCCAGTTGTGGGAAGCTCTATTTCAGTAGATGTATTAGAAGAGGCAGGAATCAAAGGCGCTGATTTGCTAATTGCAGTTTTGCATGACGAAGCCATTAATCTTTTAACAGCCATCCTCGGAAAAAAACTTGGAGTAAAAAGAACCGTAGCTCGTATTTCCAATGTGGAATTTATGAGCGAAAAAAACCGCGCCATATTTGAAGAAAAAGGCGTAGATATTTTAATCAATCCTGAACAAGTAGTATCAAATGAGGTTATTCAACTATTGAATCAAACTGCAGCTACCGAAATTTTCGAATTCTCAGGGGGGAAATTGCAGCTTTTTCTAATAAAGTTAGACAAATACGCTTTGGTCGTAAATAAAACACTAACTCAATTGGCTACTGATTACCCTAACCTTGATTTTAGAGCTGTTGCAATTCATAGAAATGGTAAAACCATAATCCCAACAGGCAATGATTCTTTTCGTGAAAATGATTTGGCCTATGTCATTACGAAACCTGATGGCGTAAAGTTACTATTGGAATTGGGTGGTAAACAAAACTTTGACATCAAAGACATTATGTTAATTGGAGGAGGTAGAATTGGTAGGATGACCGCTTCCAAACTTCAAGACAAAATGAACATCAAGCTCTTTGAAAATGACAATAAAAGAGCCAATTCTCTAACCAACGATTTGGAGAATACCCTTATCATTAACGGAGATGCCAGAGATATGGAACTATTAGAAGATGAAGGTATTAGAGAAATGGACGCCTTTATTGCGGTGACCAATCATACTGAAACAAATATCCTCACTTGTCTTCATGCAAAAAGTCTTGGTGTAAAGAAAACCATAGCCCTAGTTGAAAACATTGAATATATAGATATTGCCCAAAACATAGGTATTGATACCATCATCAACAAAAAATTAACTACTGCAAGTGTGATTAACCTATATACCATGGAGGCAAAAGTAACAACCGTTAAATGTTTGAGTGGAATAAATGCTGATGTGATTGAATTAGTAGCTATGCCTAAATCTGCCGTTACTAAAAAGCCATTAAAAAAATTATCAATGCCAAAAGGCAGTATTATTGGTGGTATCATTAGAGATGATGAAAGTTTTATTGCGGTTGGTGATTTCCAATTGCAAGAGGGTGATAAAGCGGTAGTTTTTGCATTACCTGAGGCGATTCATAAAATCAACAAACTATTTAAACACTAG
- the ispG gene encoding (E)-4-hydroxy-3-methylbut-2-enyl-diphosphate synthase, translating into MNSSEPKKNIVNIGSIKMGLLEPLILQSMTSTSTMDIDATVEQCIRIADAGAHLVRITARDTREAQALGQIKNELKKRGYNIPLSADIHFNPKAADVAAQLVEKVRINPGNYIDKKSGRTSWSKEEYHLELDKIKERLSGLVEICKTHKTAIRVGVNHGSLSERIINKYGNTAEGMAESAMEFIRIFKALDFNQLVISLKASNVLVMVKANELFKQKMEEENLSFPLHLGVTEAGDAEDGRIKSAVGIGCLLSQGIGETIRVSLTEEPEYEIPVAIEIAKASKENPWKHQDEQTSYARRKSVKVLNFGAQQVPAVIGNSDLKSDTILEADYYFEDDIWVSKDYNTHIQQLSLEQLKNDHFSKDQNYFLNLKASEWNTEFAKLVSPINHLILVLEKTDECDIADTHKAIHSINELRINLPIILKLRNHEKSENKLMIQSAVIAGPFFLKGQLDGLWIDSPNFNTNEISLGILQASRQRVSKTEYIACPSCGRTLFNIQEKLQDIKKKTTAFKGLKIAVMGCIVNGLGEMADADFGYVGAGRGKVNIYKKHDLIQKNVPEDEAADALLEIIEKSL; encoded by the coding sequence ATGAATTCATCTGAACCCAAAAAAAACATAGTAAATATTGGCTCTATTAAAATGGGCCTCCTAGAACCGTTAATTTTACAATCCATGACCTCAACTTCTACCATGGATATTGATGCAACTGTTGAACAATGCATCAGAATAGCGGATGCTGGAGCTCATTTGGTCAGAATAACGGCTCGTGATACTCGCGAAGCCCAAGCATTAGGCCAAATCAAAAACGAATTAAAAAAAAGAGGATATAATATTCCTCTTTCAGCTGATATTCATTTTAATCCCAAAGCAGCAGATGTAGCTGCACAACTAGTAGAAAAAGTAAGAATAAACCCCGGAAATTATATTGATAAAAAGAGCGGAAGAACAAGCTGGTCCAAAGAAGAATACCATTTAGAGCTTGATAAAATAAAGGAAAGATTAAGCGGATTAGTTGAAATCTGCAAAACCCATAAAACAGCTATCAGAGTTGGAGTGAACCACGGTTCTCTTTCCGAAAGAATAATAAACAAATATGGTAACACAGCAGAGGGTATGGCTGAATCTGCTATGGAATTTATCCGAATTTTTAAGGCGCTAGATTTCAATCAATTGGTTATTTCACTAAAGGCTAGCAATGTATTGGTTATGGTAAAGGCCAATGAACTATTCAAACAAAAGATGGAGGAAGAAAATCTTTCTTTCCCATTACATTTGGGTGTAACTGAGGCTGGTGATGCTGAGGATGGCAGGATAAAGTCTGCTGTGGGTATTGGGTGTTTATTGAGTCAAGGTATTGGAGAAACCATAAGAGTTTCTTTAACAGAAGAGCCTGAATATGAAATTCCAGTAGCCATTGAAATCGCAAAAGCTTCAAAAGAAAATCCTTGGAAACATCAGGACGAGCAAACAAGTTATGCCCGAAGAAAGAGTGTAAAAGTCTTGAACTTTGGAGCTCAACAGGTTCCTGCGGTTATCGGAAATTCAGATCTTAAATCGGATACCATACTAGAAGCTGATTATTATTTTGAAGATGACATCTGGGTTTCCAAAGATTATAACACTCACATCCAACAACTTTCCCTCGAACAACTCAAAAACGATCATTTCTCCAAAGACCAAAACTACTTTCTGAATCTAAAAGCATCAGAATGGAACACCGAATTTGCAAAACTAGTCTCCCCTATTAATCATTTAATATTAGTATTAGAAAAAACAGACGAATGTGATATTGCGGATACACATAAAGCTATACATAGTATTAATGAGTTGCGTATTAACCTTCCTATCATATTGAAGCTTCGAAATCATGAAAAATCGGAAAACAAATTAATGATACAGTCTGCAGTAATAGCTGGACCGTTTTTTCTAAAAGGTCAACTGGACGGCTTATGGATTGATTCACCAAATTTCAATACCAATGAAATCAGTTTAGGTATTCTACAAGCCAGCAGGCAGCGGGTGAGTAAAACAGAATACATCGCTTGTCCTTCTTGTGGCAGAACTCTATTCAATATTCAAGAGAAGCTTCAAGACATTAAAAAGAAAACAACGGCTTTTAAAGGATTAAAAATTGCAGTGATGGGATGTATTGTAAATGGTTTAGGAGAAATGGCTGATGCCGATTTTGGTTATGTGGGAGCTGGTCGCGGGAAAGTAAACATCTACAAAAAGCATGATTTAATACAGAAAAATGTACCCGAAGATGAAGCCGCTGATGCTCTTCTCGAAATCATTGAGAAAAGTTTATAA
- the dnaK gene encoding molecular chaperone DnaK, producing the protein MGKIIGIDLGTTNSCVAVMEGNEPVVIQNSEGRRTTPSIVAFTENGERKVGDPAKRQAITNPEKTIFSIKRFMGETFDRVQLETGRVPYKVVKGENNTPRVQIDDRKYTPQEISAITLQKMKKTAEDFLGQEVTEAVITVPAYFSDSQRQATKEAGEIAGLTVKRIINEPTAAALAYGLDKKDVDQKIAVYDLGGGTFDISILELGDGVFEVLSTNGDTHLGGDDFDQVIIDWLAQEFKNDEGVDLKKDPMALQRLKEAAEKAKIELSSSLETEINLPYIMPVDGVPKHLVKKLSLAKFDQLTHDLVQRTIEPCKLALKDAGMSASDVDEIILVGGSTRIPAIQKVVKEFFGKEPSKGVNPDEVVAIGAAIQGGVLSGDVKDVLLLDVTPLSMGIETLGGVLTKMIEANTTIPVKKSETFSTAADNQPSVEIHILQGERPMAAQNKSLGRFHLDGVPPAPRGVPQIEVTFDIDANGILNVSAKDKGTGKEQNIRIEASSGLSDEEIQKMKQEAEANADADKKIKEEADKLNQADNLVFQTEKQLKEYGDKLPEDKKAAIEKAAADLKEAHQKKDFAGIDTHMEALNAMWQEASQEMYKGQEGQPGADPNAAQGQPNPGAQADGGDEVTDVDFEEVKEDK; encoded by the coding sequence ATGGGAAAAATAATTGGAATTGACTTAGGTACTACCAACTCCTGTGTTGCGGTAATGGAAGGAAATGAGCCTGTTGTTATTCAAAACAGCGAAGGACGTAGAACAACACCATCAATTGTTGCTTTTACTGAGAATGGTGAGCGTAAAGTGGGGGATCCTGCAAAGCGACAGGCCATCACAAACCCTGAAAAAACAATTTTCTCTATCAAGAGATTTATGGGAGAAACATTCGACAGAGTTCAATTAGAAACAGGTCGTGTTCCTTACAAAGTTGTTAAAGGTGAAAATAATACACCAAGAGTACAGATTGATGATAGAAAATATACTCCACAAGAAATTTCAGCTATCACACTTCAGAAAATGAAGAAAACTGCTGAGGATTTCTTAGGACAAGAAGTAACAGAAGCTGTTATTACAGTTCCTGCTTATTTCTCTGATAGCCAACGTCAAGCCACGAAAGAAGCTGGTGAGATTGCTGGTTTAACAGTAAAAAGAATTATCAATGAACCAACAGCTGCGGCTTTAGCTTATGGGTTAGACAAAAAAGATGTAGACCAAAAAATAGCTGTATATGATTTAGGTGGTGGTACATTCGATATCTCTATCCTAGAATTAGGTGATGGTGTATTCGAAGTATTATCTACTAATGGTGATACCCACTTAGGTGGTGATGATTTTGACCAAGTTATTATTGACTGGTTGGCTCAAGAATTCAAGAACGACGAAGGTGTTGACTTGAAGAAAGACCCAATGGCATTACAGCGTTTAAAAGAAGCTGCTGAAAAAGCTAAAATTGAATTGTCTTCTTCTTTAGAAACAGAAATCAACTTGCCTTATATTATGCCTGTTGATGGTGTGCCAAAGCACTTAGTGAAGAAATTATCTTTAGCTAAATTTGACCAATTAACTCACGATTTAGTTCAAAGAACTATAGAGCCTTGTAAATTAGCACTAAAAGATGCTGGAATGTCAGCTTCAGATGTTGATGAAATTATTTTAGTGGGAGGTTCAACTCGTATTCCTGCTATTCAAAAAGTAGTAAAAGAATTCTTTGGAAAAGAGCCTTCAAAAGGTGTTAATCCAGATGAGGTTGTTGCAATTGGTGCTGCTATTCAAGGTGGTGTTCTTTCAGGAGATGTTAAGGATGTATTATTATTAGATGTGACTCCACTTTCAATGGGTATTGAAACTTTAGGTGGTGTTTTAACTAAGATGATTGAAGCCAACACAACTATTCCAGTGAAGAAAAGTGAGACTTTCTCTACTGCTGCTGATAACCAGCCTTCAGTTGAGATTCATATCCTTCAAGGAGAGCGTCCAATGGCTGCTCAAAATAAGAGCTTAGGTCGTTTCCACCTAGATGGTGTGCCTCCAGCTCCACGTGGTGTTCCACAAATTGAAGTTACTTTCGATATCGATGCCAATGGTATTCTTAACGTAAGTGCTAAAGACAAAGGAACAGGTAAAGAGCAGAACATTAGAATTGAAGCTTCTTCAGGACTATCTGATGAAGAAATCCAAAAGATGAAGCAAGAAGCTGAAGCCAATGCAGATGCTGATAAGAAAATAAAAGAAGAAGCTGATAAGCTAAACCAAGCGGATAATTTAGTATTCCAAACTGAAAAGCAGTTGAAAGAATATGGTGATAAATTACCTGAAGACAAAAAAGCAGCTATTGAAAAAGCAGCCGCTGATTTGAAAGAAGCGCATCAGAAAAAAGACTTCGCTGGAATTGATACTCACATGGAAGCTTTGAATGCAATGTGGCAAGAAGCTAGTCAAGAGATGTATAAAGGACAAGAAGGTCAGCCAGGTGCAGATCCAAATGCAGCACAAGGACAACCTAACCCAGGTGCCCAAGCTGATGGTGGCGACGAAGTAACCGACGTTGATTTCGAAGAAGTGAAGGAAGATAAATAA